In one Herpetosiphonaceae bacterium genomic region, the following are encoded:
- a CDS encoding mechanosensitive ion channel family protein, translating into MSVWQQALFQIQCSDGQTIAQCLSTLSVGWRESVLKNIPNLIQALIVVAVALFVDDRAQRAVEHVVGLRNEHRELARLLGRMARIGVLLLAALYVLSVFKQTQLVTSFIASLGIAGLVIAFALQDITKNFAAGVLLLILRPFRLDDRIKVKDFEGVVTDVSLRATTLRTNDGEQVLVPNADVYSSPIVNLTRYARRRFHVAISVPATLPIEPVRQQLEAALREIPGLEQEPPPQVVVSALSADAVTLDAQYWLPAQAPDAAHKQSQVIEQLNALAQTLKAQAIQQADTAS; encoded by the coding sequence ATGAGCGTATGGCAGCAAGCGCTCTTCCAAATTCAGTGCAGCGACGGCCAGACGATCGCGCAGTGCCTCAGCACACTCTCGGTCGGCTGGCGCGAGTCGGTCCTCAAAAATATTCCCAACCTGATCCAGGCGCTGATCGTCGTGGCGGTTGCGCTCTTCGTCGACGATCGCGCGCAGCGCGCGGTGGAGCACGTCGTCGGGCTGCGCAACGAGCACCGTGAGCTGGCGCGGCTGCTGGGACGCATGGCGCGGATCGGCGTGCTGCTGCTGGCGGCGCTCTACGTGCTGTCGGTGTTCAAGCAAACCCAGCTCGTCACCAGCTTCATCGCCAGCCTGGGCATTGCCGGTCTGGTCATCGCCTTTGCGCTTCAGGACATTACCAAAAACTTTGCGGCGGGCGTCCTGCTGCTGATCCTACGGCCCTTCCGGCTGGACGATCGGATCAAAGTCAAAGATTTCGAGGGCGTTGTCACGGATGTCTCGCTGCGCGCCACCACGCTGCGCACCAACGACGGCGAGCAGGTGCTGGTGCCCAATGCCGACGTGTACAGCAGCCCGATCGTCAACCTGACGCGCTATGCGCGCCGTCGCTTTCATGTAGCGATCAGCGTGCCCGCGACCCTGCCGATCGAGCCGGTGCGCCAGCAGTTAGAGGCGGCGCTGCGCGAGATTCCAGGGCTGGAGCAGGAGCCGCCGCCGCAGGTCGTCGTATCTGCGCTGTCCGCCGATGCGGTCACGCTCGACGCGCAGTACTGGCTGCCCGCGCAGGCTCCCGACGCGGCGCACAAACAGTCGCAGGTGATCGAGCAGCTCAACGCGTTGGCACAGACGCTGAAAGCACAGGCCATCCAGCAGGCAGACACCGCATCGTAG
- the rimI gene encoding ribosomal protein S18-alanine N-acetyltransferase: MYFFIEPMRETDVPRVQEIERQSFTTPWSAATYLRELRSPEHSRYIVARGSRTRPPDDHTPPPEPRRSWLANLLPARFSTPATPSPYPVVGYGGIWLTVDEAHITTIASAPEVRGQGVGELVLNGLIDLGIELGANFMTLEVRVSNTVAQNLYLKYGFEARGTRRRYYTDNNEDALVMWTNEITTPEYQARLRQLRTVLAERLKRQSEQDP, from the coding sequence GTGTACTTCTTTATCGAGCCGATGCGTGAAACCGACGTACCGCGCGTTCAGGAGATCGAGCGCCAGAGCTTCACCACTCCCTGGTCGGCAGCAACCTACCTCCGCGAACTGCGCTCGCCCGAGCACTCGCGCTACATCGTCGCGCGCGGCAGCCGTACACGTCCGCCCGACGATCACACTCCGCCGCCGGAGCCGCGCCGCAGCTGGCTTGCCAACCTGCTGCCCGCGCGCTTCAGCACCCCGGCCACGCCGAGCCCGTATCCGGTGGTCGGCTATGGCGGCATCTGGCTGACCGTGGATGAGGCGCATATCACCACGATCGCATCCGCCCCTGAGGTACGCGGCCAGGGCGTCGGCGAGCTGGTGCTCAACGGCCTGATCGATCTTGGGATCGAGCTGGGCGCGAACTTTATGACGCTTGAGGTCCGCGTGTCGAACACCGTCGCGCAGAACTTATACCTGAAATATGGTTTCGAGGCGCGCGGCACGCGGCGGCGCTACTACACCGATAACAACGAAGACGCGCTGGTGATGTGGACCAACGAGATCACCACGCCTGAGTATCAGGCCCGGCTCAGACAACTGCGCACGGTCCTTGCCGAGCGACTCAAGCGCCAGTCCGAGCAAGATCCCTAG
- a CDS encoding DUF2007 domain-containing protein, translated as MEDALPWHRPIERPEEPEAQPQTSATTRFGGDGDDAPVLVAVVSGPVEIEMANDALQSAGIPAYVKRNSLGPLYGLSIGSFGSAEIWVPPALAEQAYNELVGIGVVQPGDE; from the coding sequence ATGGAGGACGCACTGCCCTGGCACAGGCCGATCGAGCGGCCTGAGGAGCCGGAAGCGCAGCCGCAGACGAGCGCGACCACACGATTCGGCGGCGACGGCGACGACGCGCCCGTTCTGGTCGCGGTCGTCAGCGGGCCGGTCGAGATCGAGATGGCGAACGATGCGCTTCAGAGCGCGGGCATTCCGGCCTACGTCAAGCGCAACAGCCTGGGGCCGCTCTACGGGCTGTCGATCGGCTCGTTCGGCAGCGCCGAGATCTGGGTGCCGCCCGCGCTGGCCGAGCAAGCCTACAACGAGCTGGTCGGCATCGGCGTGGTCCAACCGGGAGACGAGTGA
- a CDS encoding redox-sensing transcriptional repressor Rex, producing MISQTSTRKWRYRVDKQSMPPDVVVRRLPLYARTLAYLQQEGVKSVSSQELGARINVTAAQIRKDLSYFGQLGKQGIGYKVDDLLEHINRILGLSQDWNVVLVGVGHLGQAIARYSGFSEKGIHIVGLFDTDPRKIGSELVGLTIHHVNTIPTVVREQNVRMAIVAVSAEQAQDVVDLLVKAGVEAILNYAPVIVQVPEGVWVRHIDPVSLLHSMTYYLAREAPFEKP from the coding sequence ATGATTTCACAAACATCCACGAGAAAATGGAGATACAGGGTGGATAAGCAGTCTATGCCCCCGGACGTCGTGGTCCGGCGTTTGCCGCTCTACGCCCGTACGCTCGCCTACCTACAACAAGAAGGAGTGAAGTCGGTTTCTTCGCAAGAGCTTGGCGCGCGTATCAATGTGACCGCGGCACAGATCCGTAAGGATCTCTCCTACTTCGGTCAGCTCGGCAAGCAGGGCATCGGCTACAAAGTCGATGATCTGCTGGAGCATATTAATCGCATCCTTGGGCTTAGCCAGGATTGGAACGTGGTGCTGGTCGGCGTCGGGCATCTGGGCCAGGCGATTGCTCGGTACAGTGGTTTCAGCGAAAAAGGTATTCATATCGTCGGGCTGTTCGATACCGATCCCAGAAAGATCGGCTCTGAGCTTGTGGGGCTGACGATCCATCACGTCAATACGATCCCAACCGTGGTGCGCGAGCAGAACGTGCGGATGGCGATTGTCGCGGTTTCGGCGGAGCAGGCGCAGGATGTGGTCGATCTGCTGGTCAAGGCTGGCGTCGAAGCGATCCTGAACTACGCGCCGGTGATTGTGCAGGTGCCCGAAGGCGTGTGGGTGCGGCACATCGATCCCGTGTCGTTGCTCCACAGCATGACTTATTACCTCGCTCGTGAAGCCCCGTTCGAGAAGCCTTAA
- a CDS encoding type II toxin-antitoxin system VapC family toxin, which produces MPAYLLDTNHASPLVTPGHPLRGRVLQQLDVGDTFAICVPALVETLFGIGILPRATQHRSEWARLQPVLPCYLTDEADAMLAADLQISLRRQGRQLATVDALIAVIALRYNLILLTTDRDFQSVPNLQQANWLR; this is translated from the coding sequence ATGCCAGCTTATTTACTCGATACCAACCATGCCTCACCGCTTGTAACACCGGGGCATCCCTTACGGGGACGAGTACTACAGCAATTGGATGTAGGTGACACCTTTGCTATCTGCGTGCCAGCTCTCGTAGAAACACTGTTTGGTATCGGCATCTTGCCTCGTGCGACACAACACCGCTCAGAATGGGCGCGGCTGCAACCTGTGTTGCCATGTTATCTCACCGATGAAGCGGATGCGATGCTGGCAGCAGACTTACAGATTTCGCTCCGACGTCAAGGGCGGCAACTGGCAACCGTGGATGCATTGATTGCCGTCATTGCGCTGCGCTATAATCTCATTTTGTTGACAACGGATCGTGACTTTCAATCCGTTCCCAACCTTCAGCAGGCAAATTGGTTACGCTAA
- a CDS encoding class F sortase, with protein sequence MRTRTFCSTLLFVGVLLAGCGSAAQRPQAVSSANITPAPATATQAPTATTIPPTATSQPTAVPTAVPTVAPTAAPPPPPAPPQEAAAPPPAVAADTNDTPQMEDTSAQAQPIDQSIAAVSPAQPVRIVIPAIKLDYKPVSVGLDKNRIPIVPKHDVGWYNLSAMPGQGDNVVFWGHVLRFKNRPNIPAPFARVKELKPGAEIILTTAKGQKAYYRVTRAVQVTPDQVSYILPTGKEQVTLVSCIGENVIVQGNVTKKYRLVTIADRVR encoded by the coding sequence ATGCGAACACGAACATTCTGCTCTACGCTTCTTTTCGTCGGCGTGCTGCTGGCAGGCTGCGGCAGTGCCGCGCAGCGCCCGCAAGCCGTTTCCAGCGCTAATATCACACCTGCTCCCGCCACGGCCACGCAAGCGCCGACGGCGACGACGATACCGCCAACCGCAACATCACAGCCCACCGCCGTTCCTACTGCGGTGCCGACAGTCGCGCCAACTGCTGCGCCGCCTCCGCCGCCCGCGCCGCCCCAGGAGGCCGCCGCGCCGCCGCCCGCTGTGGCCGCCGATACCAACGATACACCGCAGATGGAAGATACGTCGGCGCAGGCACAGCCGATCGATCAGTCGATCGCCGCGGTCAGTCCCGCACAGCCAGTGCGGATTGTGATTCCGGCGATCAAGCTGGACTATAAGCCCGTCTCGGTGGGCCTCGACAAAAATCGCATTCCGATCGTTCCCAAGCACGATGTCGGCTGGTATAACCTGAGCGCGATGCCGGGCCAGGGCGATAATGTCGTCTTCTGGGGCCATGTGCTGCGCTTCAAGAACCGTCCGAATATCCCGGCACCCTTCGCGCGGGTCAAGGAGCTGAAGCCGGGCGCGGAGATTATTCTGACGACCGCCAAGGGCCAGAAGGCGTACTACAGAGTGACCCGCGCCGTCCAGGTGACACCCGATCAGGTCAGCTATATCCTGCCGACCGGCAAAGAGCAGGTGACGCTGGTGTCGTGCATCGGAGAGAATGTGATCGTCCAGGGCAATGTTACCAAGAAGTACCGCCTGGTGACGATCGCAGATCGGGTGCGATAG
- a CDS encoding NAD(P)H-dependent glycerol-3-phosphate dehydrogenase, whose protein sequence is MDISSHSITVVGTGSWGTTLAISLARAGRRTTLLARTQEEAGRLRAAGQHERFAPGVPFPLSLAIESDPAVAMRGCRLVLLVVPSQTMRANAETLKPYVPSDAVVLSCAKGFEQGSLKRMSEVLAEVLPLDPAQIGALSGPNIAREILESKPATTVVATPDQTMAETAQRLLTTSHFRVYTGDDVVGIELAGALKNIIALGAGIADGLNAGDNAKAAFMTRGLSEIARLGIMLGANPLTFAGLAGLGDLVATCASPYSRNRRMGEALARGLTLETARAQLGGIAEGVTTVQTARELAAQYQVELPIADQLHAILFGGRSPQHAIVELMQREVKHELEGMRGLLGL, encoded by the coding sequence GTGGATATCTCATCTCACTCGATTACCGTCGTCGGCACCGGAAGCTGGGGTACGACTCTCGCGATTTCTCTGGCTCGCGCCGGGCGGCGCACGACGCTGCTTGCGCGCACGCAGGAGGAGGCAGGGCGCTTGCGCGCCGCCGGGCAGCACGAGCGCTTTGCTCCGGGCGTGCCCTTTCCGCTCTCGCTGGCGATCGAGAGCGATCCCGCAGTAGCGATGCGCGGCTGCCGTCTGGTACTGCTGGTCGTGCCCTCGCAGACGATGCGCGCGAATGCCGAGACGCTCAAGCCGTACGTGCCATCGGACGCGGTTGTGCTGAGCTGCGCGAAAGGCTTTGAGCAGGGCTCGCTCAAGCGGATGAGTGAGGTGCTGGCGGAGGTGCTGCCGCTCGATCCGGCGCAGATCGGCGCGCTCTCAGGGCCAAATATCGCGCGCGAGATTCTTGAGAGCAAGCCCGCGACGACGGTCGTGGCGACGCCGGATCAGACGATGGCGGAGACGGCCCAGCGCTTGCTGACGACCTCACATTTCCGCGTGTACACCGGCGACGATGTGGTCGGGATCGAGCTGGCGGGCGCGCTTAAGAATATCATCGCGCTTGGCGCGGGCATCGCCGACGGGCTGAATGCCGGTGATAACGCTAAGGCGGCGTTTATGACGCGCGGCCTGTCCGAGATCGCGCGCCTGGGCATTATGCTCGGCGCGAATCCGCTGACCTTCGCGGGTCTGGCCGGTCTGGGCGATCTGGTCGCAACCTGCGCCAGTCCCTACAGCCGGAACCGGCGCATGGGCGAGGCGCTGGCGCGTGGCCTGACTCTCGAAACCGCGCGGGCGCAGCTTGGCGGCATCGCCGAAGGCGTGACGACAGTCCAGACAGCCCGTGAGCTGGCGGCGCAGTATCAGGTCGAGCTGCCGATTGCCGACCAGTTGCATGCGATCCTGTTCGGGGGGAGATCGCCGCAGCACGCGATCGTCGAGCTGATGCAGCGGGAGGTCAAGCACGAGCTTGAGGGCATGCGCGGATTGCTTGGGCTGTAA
- a CDS encoding thiamine diphosphokinase, translating into MDEHNHSSAIVIADAPTHDLLPFRALLQRADLLITADGGARYLLALDMLPHIAVGDFDSLTPEQLEILVQAGVEVQRHSIHKNETDLELALLQAIGRGARCIYVLAALGGRPDQHLANLQLLTHPALAQADVRMLHERWEVFAIRHSARISGTPGETVSLLPMTEQVVGIVTEGLYYPLRDEALFLGPARGVSNVLVSTEASIGVRGGILLCMHELREPHT; encoded by the coding sequence ATGGATGAGCATAACCACTCCAGCGCCATCGTCATCGCCGATGCGCCGACGCACGACCTGCTGCCGTTCCGCGCGCTGTTGCAGCGCGCCGATCTGCTGATCACGGCGGACGGCGGCGCGCGCTATCTGCTGGCGCTCGACATGCTGCCGCACATCGCGGTCGGAGATTTCGACTCGCTCACGCCTGAGCAGCTTGAGATCCTGGTGCAGGCGGGCGTCGAGGTGCAGCGTCACTCGATCCACAAAAACGAAACCGACCTGGAGCTGGCGCTGCTGCAAGCGATTGGACGCGGCGCGCGCTGCATCTATGTGCTGGCGGCGCTCGGCGGACGGCCCGACCAACACCTGGCGAACCTGCAACTGCTGACGCATCCTGCGCTCGCTCAGGCCGACGTGCGTATGCTGCACGAGCGCTGGGAGGTCTTCGCGATCCGCCACTCGGCGCGGATCTCCGGCACGCCCGGCGAAACCGTCTCGCTGCTGCCGATGACCGAGCAGGTCGTGGGCATCGTCACCGAGGGGCTGTACTACCCGCTGCGCGACGAGGCGCTGTTTCTCGGCCCCGCTCGCGGCGTCAGCAATGTCCTGGTCAGCACAGAGGCCAGCATCGGCGTGCGCGGCGGCATTCTGCTATGTATGCACGAGCTGCGCGAGCCGCACACCTGA
- a CDS encoding glycine cleavage T C-terminal barrel domain-containing protein, with product MTQAVSSIAMPNATTYRATLESVVRFDNSARGRLRLTDRDRAQLLQRLTTNDIVGLTPGEGARSVLINSHARILDLLTVYALPEHLLVTCNPGQGGALMRFLQSRVFFQDKVGIEDLSSTTIQIDLYGPQVAALLAQATSVDPQEWPLHHIQAAAIGTAQVWLARTLPIGGAGFSVFAQRADAEEVQQAIAAAEPLDENTYDVLRIEQGYPAPRHELSTEYIPLETGLTDAVSFTKGCYVGQEIIARMESRNRLAKRLMGLRLDQIVAPGSGLHHEDKEVGTVTSAAHSPRYGSIGLAYIRAAAAVPGTRLRTADGNSAEVIELPLAQ from the coding sequence ATGACTCAAGCAGTGTCATCTATCGCCATGCCAAACGCGACGACCTACCGGGCGACGCTCGAAAGCGTTGTCCGCTTCGATAACAGCGCGCGTGGTCGGCTGCGGCTCACCGACCGCGACCGCGCGCAGTTGCTCCAGCGACTAACAACTAACGACATCGTCGGGCTGACGCCGGGCGAGGGCGCGCGCAGCGTGCTGATCAACAGCCACGCGCGCATCCTGGATCTGCTCACGGTCTACGCGCTGCCGGAGCATCTGCTCGTGACCTGTAATCCGGGCCAGGGCGGCGCGCTGATGCGCTTTTTGCAGAGCCGCGTCTTCTTCCAGGATAAGGTCGGCATCGAAGATCTTTCAAGCACGACGATCCAGATCGATCTGTACGGTCCCCAGGTGGCGGCGCTGCTCGCGCAGGCCACGTCGGTCGATCCGCAGGAGTGGCCGCTGCACCACATCCAGGCCGCCGCGATCGGCACCGCCCAGGTCTGGCTCGCGCGCACGCTGCCGATCGGCGGCGCTGGCTTCAGCGTCTTTGCTCAGCGCGCCGACGCCGAGGAGGTGCAGCAGGCCATCGCGGCTGCCGAGCCGCTCGACGAAAATACCTACGATGTGCTGCGGATCGAGCAGGGCTATCCCGCGCCCAGACACGAGCTATCGACCGAGTACATTCCGCTGGAGACGGGCCTTACGGATGCCGTCAGCTTTACCAAAGGCTGCTACGTCGGCCAGGAGATCATCGCCCGCATGGAAAGCCGCAACCGGCTGGCGAAGCGGCTGATGGGCCTGCGTCTGGATCAGATCGTCGCGCCGGGCAGCGGGCTGCACCACGAGGACAAGGAAGTCGGCACCGTGACTAGCGCCGCGCACTCGCCGCGCTACGGCTCGATCGGCCTGGCCTACATTCGCGCTGCCGCCGCCGTGCCGGGAACGCGGCTACGAACGGCGGACGGCAACAGCGCCGAGGTGATCGAGCTGCCGCTCGCGCAGTGA
- the secF gene encoding protein translocase subunit SecF produces MLNLVGKRYVWFAISLLAIIPGLIFLVMPGGGLRPSIDFAGGTLWEFSIPNRTTAVGTNEVQTIFHEQGVEAIAQVSPPNALQQEVVTVRSPEVKAEDPKKQQVTDAMTKAFPGAELTRFETVGATVSRESTQQAVIAVMAASLAILGYLTFAFRHAPNPLRYGVCAILAMLHDVLLVLGMASILGYFIGLEVDALFLTALLTVISFSVHDTIVVFDRVRENLRYRRTGQPFEEVVNVSIVQTLSRSINTQLTVMLTLLALLLFGGQTIQHFVLILLIGLLSGTYSSIFNAAQLLVVWENGWGNDWRRAFGHDQRPNQVAA; encoded by the coding sequence ATGCTTAATCTTGTCGGTAAACGGTATGTGTGGTTCGCGATCTCGCTGCTGGCAATTATTCCGGGGCTGATCTTCCTGGTCATGCCCGGCGGTGGTCTGAGGCCCAGCATTGATTTCGCGGGCGGGACGCTGTGGGAATTTTCGATCCCCAATCGCACCACAGCGGTCGGGACGAACGAAGTCCAGACGATCTTTCACGAGCAGGGCGTCGAGGCTATCGCGCAGGTGAGCCCGCCCAACGCGCTGCAACAAGAGGTCGTCACGGTGCGCTCGCCCGAAGTCAAGGCGGAAGACCCCAAGAAGCAGCAAGTCACCGATGCGATGACCAAGGCCTTTCCGGGCGCGGAGCTTACCCGCTTCGAGACGGTGGGCGCGACGGTCAGCCGCGAGTCGACCCAGCAGGCGGTGATCGCGGTGATGGCGGCATCGCTGGCAATCCTGGGCTACCTGACGTTTGCGTTCCGCCACGCGCCCAACCCGCTCCGCTACGGCGTGTGCGCGATCCTCGCGATGCTGCACGACGTGCTGCTGGTGCTTGGTATGGCCTCGATCCTGGGCTATTTCATCGGCCTGGAAGTCGACGCGCTCTTCCTGACGGCGCTGCTGACGGTGATCTCGTTCTCGGTCCACGATACCATCGTCGTGTTCGACCGGGTGCGCGAAAACCTGAGGTACCGCCGCACGGGCCAGCCCTTTGAAGAGGTGGTCAACGTCTCGATCGTCCAGACGCTCAGCCGCTCGATCAACACCCAGCTTACGGTTATGCTGACGCTGCTGGCGCTGCTGCTCTTCGGCGGCCAGACGATCCAGCACTTCGTGCTGATCCTGCTGATCGGTCTGCTGTCGGGAACGTACTCCTCGATCTTCAACGCCGCACAATTGCTGGTGGTCTGGGAGAACGGCTGGGGCAACGATTGGCGGCGCGCCTTCGGACACGATCAGCGGCCCAATCAGGTGGCGGCCTAG
- a CDS encoding MBL fold metallo-hydrolase: MQIADGIWLVDKLRASNVYIVATNGGAVVVDTGIPGSANAIIDMLHHAGFTAQQVRAIVITHAHSDHIGSALALQQATGAPICASPGESAAIEGRAPLPHPPGLQALPQIIATTLMPPPPVAVQHLLHSGAAIPHMPGWRVVSTPGHTPDHISFYHPEREFLLVGDAVVNIMGLRRSPWIFTSQMSLARSSVALLAGLRLRSAGFGHGSPVIDDPTLMERLAAVARQDRYRAVSTHRSS, encoded by the coding sequence ATGCAAATCGCCGATGGGATCTGGCTGGTAGATAAGCTGCGCGCGTCGAATGTCTATATCGTCGCGACAAACGGCGGCGCGGTCGTAGTCGATACGGGTATCCCCGGCAGTGCCAACGCGATTATCGACATGCTGCACCACGCTGGCTTCACCGCGCAGCAGGTGCGCGCGATCGTGATCACTCATGCTCACAGCGATCACATCGGCAGCGCGCTTGCCTTGCAGCAGGCCACGGGCGCGCCGATCTGCGCCTCGCCGGGGGAGTCGGCGGCGATCGAGGGCCGCGCGCCGCTGCCGCATCCGCCCGGATTACAAGCCCTGCCGCAGATTATCGCTACCACGCTGATGCCGCCCCCGCCGGTTGCGGTGCAGCATCTTTTGCATTCGGGCGCGGCTATTCCGCACATGCCAGGCTGGCGCGTGGTCAGCACGCCGGGCCATACGCCGGATCACATCAGCTTCTATCATCCCGAACGCGAGTTTCTACTCGTCGGCGACGCGGTCGTCAATATCATGGGCCTGCGCCGCTCGCCCTGGATCTTCACATCGCAGATGTCGCTGGCGCGGTCCTCGGTAGCGCTGCTGGCCGGGCTACGCCTGCGCAGCGCCGGTTTCGGGCACGGCTCGCCCGTCATCGACGATCCGACGCTCATGGAGCGGCTCGCGGCGGTCGCGCGCCAGGACAGGTACCGGGCCGTCTCGACACACCGCTCAAGCTGA
- the secD gene encoding protein translocase subunit SecD, whose translation MLLLILVITGLALWIDFTPRVSEEDKRALWPTQGLAWRDVHTRLGLDLRGGTQVLLRSRDSNIDAESLEVARGVIESRVNGLGVSEATVQTSGSDRIIVELPDVDQPETALQTIRSTGKLELIDPQGQYLPQGQLVRTTGSPTPSIASTNSLTSTDTVSATQDVTATQELAQAMSGPLFEVVADGNELKTTSVQPGVDQTGKPVVSFEFEGDSATRLQTFTAQNIGKPLTIVLDNRVQSSATIQDVLPGSGQISSNTTQDRDAIYNVLRYGSLPVGFDVETSRTVTATLGEASINASFIAGIVGLLAVALFMIIYYRLPGLLSVIALLIYTAISFALYRFIPITLTLAGIAGFILSIGLAVDGNVLIFARLKEELRRGRSLNAAVEEGFIHAWPSIRDSNISTFITTMILYWFGSSFGVSIIKGFALTLGLGIAVSLFTAVVITRTFLRLLVESGAFRRRWWYAVEEPSQQSAARAAEAL comes from the coding sequence ATGTTGCTCTTGATCCTGGTGATCACGGGCCTCGCACTCTGGATCGATTTTACACCACGTGTCAGCGAAGAAGACAAACGTGCCTTGTGGCCTACACAAGGACTGGCCTGGCGCGACGTTCACACCCGGCTTGGACTCGATCTGCGCGGCGGTACGCAGGTATTGCTCCGCTCCCGCGATTCCAACATCGACGCGGAGAGCCTCGAAGTCGCGCGCGGCGTGATCGAAAGCCGTGTCAACGGCCTGGGCGTGAGCGAGGCGACGGTGCAAACATCCGGCAGCGACCGCATCATCGTCGAGCTGCCCGACGTCGATCAGCCGGAGACGGCGCTCCAGACGATCCGCTCGACCGGTAAGCTCGAGCTGATCGATCCGCAGGGGCAGTACCTCCCCCAGGGCCAGCTTGTGCGTACCACCGGCAGCCCCACCCCGTCGATCGCGAGCACCAACAGCCTCACCAGCACCGATACCGTCTCTGCGACCCAGGATGTCACGGCGACTCAAGAGCTGGCTCAGGCCATGAGCGGGCCGCTGTTCGAGGTCGTCGCCGACGGCAACGAACTGAAGACCACCTCGGTCCAGCCCGGCGTGGACCAGACCGGCAAGCCGGTGGTCAGCTTCGAGTTCGAGGGCGACTCGGCGACGCGCCTGCAAACCTTTACTGCGCAAAATATCGGCAAGCCGCTGACGATCGTGCTGGATAACCGCGTCCAGTCGAGCGCGACGATTCAGGACGTGCTCCCCGGCAGCGGGCAGATCTCGTCCAACACCACGCAAGACCGCGACGCGATCTATAACGTGCTGCGCTACGGCTCGCTGCCGGTCGGCTTCGATGTCGAAACCAGCCGCACCGTGACCGCGACGCTGGGCGAAGCCTCGATCAACGCCTCGTTTATCGCCGGTATCGTCGGACTGTTAGCGGTCGCGCTGTTCATGATCATCTACTACCGGCTGCCCGGCCTGCTGTCGGTGATCGCGCTGCTGATCTACACGGCGATCTCGTTCGCGCTCTACCGCTTCATCCCGATCACGCTGACGCTGGCCGGTATCGCCGGTTTCATCCTGTCGATCGGTCTGGCGGTTGACGGCAACGTGCTGATCTTTGCCCGCCTGAAAGAAGAGCTGCGGCGGGGCAGATCGCTGAACGCGGCGGTCGAAGAAGGCTTTATCCATGCCTGGCCGTCGATCCGCGACTCGAACATCTCGACGTTCATCACGACGATGATTCTGTACTGGTTCGGCTCTAGCTTCGGCGTCAGCATCATCAAAGGCTTTGCTCTGACGCTGGGCCTTGGTATCGCCGTCAGCCTCTTCACGGCGGTCGTGATTACGCGCACCTTCTTGCGTCTGCTGGTCGAGTCTGGGGCGTTCCGCAGGCGCTGGTGGTACGCCGTCGAAGAGCCGTCACAGCAGAGCGCAGCCCGCGCTGCCGAGGCGCTCTAA
- a CDS encoding amino acid ABC transporter ATP-binding protein, protein MANGNMIQIENVSKRFGKLQALDDVSINVDRGEVMMIIGPSGSGKSTLLRCINHLEVPDTGRVVVDGIEVNDRRGNINAVRAEVGMVFQRFELFPHLTVLDNVCLAQQHVRKRSRKDSEKVSMDLLDKVGIPEKASSFPAQLSGGQQQRVAIARALAMQPKIMLFDEPTSALDPEMIKEVLDVMLDLAKEGMTMVVVSHEMGFARNAAHRVVFMDQGKIVEQGEPDQVFGNPQHERTKLFLSRILH, encoded by the coding sequence GTGGCAAACGGTAACATGATCCAGATCGAGAACGTCTCCAAGCGCTTCGGCAAGCTTCAGGCGCTGGACGACGTAAGCATTAACGTCGATCGCGGCGAGGTGATGATGATCATCGGGCCGTCGGGGTCCGGCAAGTCCACGCTGCTGCGCTGCATCAATCACCTTGAGGTGCCCGACACGGGCCGGGTGGTCGTGGACGGCATCGAGGTCAACGACCGGCGCGGCAACATCAACGCGGTGCGCGCCGAGGTCGGGATGGTCTTTCAGCGCTTCGAGCTGTTCCCGCATCTAACGGTGCTCGACAACGTCTGCCTGGCACAGCAGCACGTCCGCAAGCGCTCGCGCAAGGATAGCGAGAAGGTGTCGATGGATCTGCTCGACAAGGTCGGTATTCCTGAGAAGGCCAGTAGCTTTCCCGCGCAGCTTTCGGGCGGCCAGCAGCAGCGCGTGGCGATTGCGCGCGCCCTGGCGATGCAGCCCAAGATCATGCTCTTCGACGAGCCGACATCGGCGCTCGATCCTGAGATGATCAAGGAGGTGCTCGACGTGATGCTCGATCTCGCCAAAGAAGGCATGACGATGGTAGTCGTGTCGCACGAGATGGGCTTTGCGCGTAACGCGGCGCATCGCGTGGTCTTCATGGACCAGGGCAAGATCGTCGAGCAGGGCGAGCCCGATCAGGTCTTCGGCAACCCGCAGCACGAGCGCACGAAGCTCTTTCTGTCGCGGATTTTGCACTAG